One Desulfovermiculus halophilus DSM 18834 DNA window includes the following coding sequences:
- a CDS encoding M20 metallopeptidase family protein, with protein sequence MLDLKSKAKELGPDIIGYRRDLHRIPESGLAEHKTSAYVALQLRKIGLEVHTGIAGTGVKAVLRTGRPGPTLMYRADMDGLPIQEQTGLDWASTHPGMMHACGHDAHMAMALGTAALVTSIADQLRGNMVFVFQPAEEGPGGAHTMIQEGVLENPKVDEAFGFHLWPDLDHGCIGIRSGPLMAAMSRFQITIRGKGGHAAMPHKCVDPVDTGVQVINALQRLVSGKISPLHPAVLTVASFQAGSTFNVVPDQAQLAGTTRTFDRETWSAWAERIEQVVSGVCTSMGAAYSLDFHSGFAPLVNDSGAAERMRRAAAQVVSRERIQVPERTMGGEDMSFFLDKVPGCYVFLGIGDQRKAALHSPDFDFDESILPLGVELAAGYALLALGRTQ encoded by the coding sequence ATGCTCGACCTGAAATCCAAAGCAAAGGAACTCGGTCCGGATATCATCGGCTACCGCCGGGATCTGCACCGCATTCCCGAATCCGGGCTGGCTGAACACAAGACATCCGCATATGTGGCTTTGCAGCTCCGCAAAATCGGCCTTGAAGTGCACACCGGTATCGCCGGGACCGGGGTCAAGGCCGTGCTGCGCACCGGCCGCCCCGGTCCCACTCTGATGTACAGGGCGGACATGGACGGCCTGCCCATACAGGAACAGACCGGACTGGACTGGGCCTCCACCCACCCGGGCATGATGCATGCCTGCGGCCACGACGCACACATGGCCATGGCCCTGGGCACAGCTGCCCTGGTGACCTCCATTGCGGATCAGCTGCGGGGGAACATGGTCTTCGTCTTTCAGCCGGCTGAAGAAGGGCCGGGAGGGGCCCACACCATGATTCAGGAGGGAGTGCTGGAAAACCCCAAGGTGGACGAGGCCTTCGGCTTCCATCTGTGGCCCGATCTGGACCACGGGTGTATCGGGATCAGATCCGGCCCGCTCATGGCGGCAATGAGCAGGTTTCAGATCACCATCCGGGGCAAGGGCGGGCATGCTGCCATGCCCCACAAGTGCGTGGATCCTGTGGACACAGGGGTTCAGGTGATCAACGCCCTGCAGCGGCTGGTCAGCGGGAAAATTTCTCCTTTACATCCGGCCGTTCTCACAGTAGCCAGTTTCCAGGCCGGATCCACCTTCAACGTTGTTCCGGATCAGGCCCAGCTGGCAGGGACTACCCGGACCTTTGACCGGGAGACCTGGAGTGCTTGGGCCGAGCGCATTGAACAGGTTGTATCCGGAGTCTGCACCTCCATGGGAGCAGCCTACTCCCTGGACTTTCACTCCGGATTCGCTCCTCTGGTCAACGACAGCGGGGCAGCAGAACGCATGCGCCGGGCAGCAGCCCAGGTTGTCTCCCGGGAAAGGATTCAGGTTCCGGAGCGAACCATGGGCGGTGAAGACATGAGCTTCTTCCTGGACAAGGTCCCCGGCTGCTATGTCTTTTTGGGCATCGGGGACCAGAGAAAGGCCGCACTGCACAGCCCGGATTTCGACTTCGACGAATCCATCCTCCCCCTCGGGGTGGAGCTGGCTGCCGGCTATGCCCTGCTGGCCCTGGGCAGAACGCAATAG
- the cysQ gene encoding 3'(2'),5'-bisphosphate nucleotidase CysQ — protein MPDLNLVSTAVTAALDAGKKILEIYQTDFSVEHKEDTSPLTKADQAGHEIISRHLDQTSIPVLSEEGTSAAFEQRKTWDRLWIVDPLDGTKEFIKRNGEFTVNIALVQDQTPVLGVIFVPATNTLYLGSPELGARRCGTPPQVLDLELDAVLQSSAQLPEGDKRSGPFTIVGSRSHPSPELEAYVQDKERELGEVQFVSAGSSLKFCLMAERQADVYPRLGPTMEWDTAAGQAIALAAGCRVRVWDTDQPLIYNKEDLHNPWFVVESYA, from the coding sequence ATGCCTGACCTCAATCTTGTATCCACAGCCGTCACAGCGGCTCTGGACGCCGGAAAGAAGATCCTGGAGATCTATCAAACAGATTTCTCTGTAGAACACAAAGAGGACACGTCTCCGTTGACCAAAGCCGACCAGGCCGGACACGAGATCATCTCCCGGCACCTGGACCAGACCTCCATCCCGGTCCTCAGCGAAGAAGGAACAAGCGCAGCCTTTGAGCAGAGGAAAACCTGGGATCGGCTGTGGATTGTCGATCCCCTGGACGGAACCAAGGAGTTCATCAAGCGCAACGGGGAGTTTACGGTGAACATCGCCCTGGTGCAGGATCAGACCCCTGTGCTGGGCGTGATCTTCGTCCCGGCCACGAACACCTTGTATCTGGGCAGCCCCGAGCTTGGCGCCCGGCGTTGTGGCACCCCTCCCCAGGTTTTGGATCTTGAGCTGGACGCTGTTTTGCAATCCTCGGCTCAGCTCCCTGAGGGCGACAAGCGGTCCGGTCCGTTCACCATCGTCGGCAGCCGCTCCCACCCCAGTCCAGAGTTGGAGGCCTATGTCCAGGACAAGGAACGGGAGCTGGGCGAGGTCCAGTTCGTCTCCGCCGGGAGCTCCCTCAAGTTCTGTCTCATGGCCGAAAGGCAGGCGGACGTCTATCCCCGCCTGGGTCCGACCATGGAGTGGGACACCGCCGCAGGCCAGGCCATAGCCCTGGCAGCCGGATGCAGGGTTCGGGTCTGGGATACTGACCAGCCCTTGATCTACAATAAAGAGGATCTGCACAATCCATGGTTTGTGGTCGAAAGCTACGCATGA
- a CDS encoding CoA-transferase subunit beta — MYKEKSGSGSGASALSPGEYQPIDMLAVAAAREVADGDIVFAGTGLPMLAMSLAQLSTAPKSVCIYEAGSIDGCPCSIPTSVGDARCIENASVASGLFDVFHQLQRGWVDLAFLGGAEIDRYGNVNTTGIGRYGVVPEKRLTGGGGNPDINGLAKKTVFIMVQEKRRFKEQVDFITSPGWRIPKWPEGEIRHKQEVYNRAYRGGPTAVITDMAVFRFDEQGEMYLDTVHPGFTVQDVQAKCGFVLNVDRVSGETKAPTRDDVQLLYTRIDPERVFLP, encoded by the coding sequence ATGTATAAGGAAAAGAGCGGTTCAGGCAGCGGTGCGTCGGCTTTGAGTCCGGGCGAATACCAGCCCATCGATATGCTGGCGGTGGCCGCGGCCAGGGAGGTTGCGGACGGTGATATCGTGTTTGCCGGAACCGGGTTGCCCATGCTGGCCATGAGCCTGGCTCAGCTGAGCACGGCCCCGAAATCGGTCTGCATCTACGAAGCTGGAAGTATTGACGGCTGTCCCTGCTCCATCCCCACCTCGGTGGGCGATGCCCGGTGCATTGAGAACGCCTCGGTTGCTTCCGGATTGTTCGATGTCTTTCATCAGCTGCAACGGGGATGGGTGGACCTGGCCTTTCTGGGCGGGGCGGAGATCGACAGATACGGGAATGTGAACACAACCGGGATCGGAAGGTACGGAGTGGTTCCGGAAAAGCGTCTGACCGGGGGTGGGGGCAACCCGGACATCAACGGTTTGGCCAAAAAGACCGTGTTCATCATGGTCCAGGAAAAACGGCGGTTCAAGGAGCAGGTGGACTTCATCACCTCCCCGGGCTGGCGGATCCCCAAGTGGCCGGAAGGGGAGATTCGGCACAAGCAGGAAGTCTACAACCGGGCTTATCGGGGGGGACCAACGGCCGTGATCACGGACATGGCAGTCTTTCGCTTTGACGAACAGGGGGAGATGTACCTGGATACCGTCCATCCCGGATTCACGGTTCAGGATGTGCAGGCAAAGTGCGGGTTTGTGCTGAATGTGGATCGGGTCAGCGGGGAGACCAAGGCCCCGACCAGGGACGACGTCCAGCTGCTGTATACCCGGATTGACCCGGAGCGGGTCTTCTTGCCCTGA
- a CDS encoding sigma-54-dependent Fis family transcriptional regulator, with protein MYIEDHARSGMADLEIYKQTIQILRQFKKCLFRAQSEEGFLQELCELIVRTGGYRMAWAGYNLEPDPGPLELVACHGQGTDKDFVRQCLLLDPVGNRHMGPSLRAVETGEPFLVHDIPRMSSMAFSKWKELAMEYGFGAVLSIPLRLQQEMLGVLTVYTDVNQGFDPVVEEVLLELSADIAYGIQSLRTQADHEHAEEVIQRTEAKYRAVLENTGTGTILIENNETVSFVNETFTNLTGYSKQEIVGRMKWSDFVAAKDKQRMQNYHVWRRTVPGKAPSVYQCTVEDKQGRHMNVLMKVGMVENSTMSVASFMDISQATQAQDILSQKESQLNVLLDNFEGFIYVRDTSYRIEYINKRLINRLGRDPRGELCYKALYNKEKPCPGCRHEILGREDFMKREFHSSIDDRWYRAVLSPILNSGGAVSRVQCLLTDITELKEAESDLIEREKKLKKASLSLQSMDGSRFRLGRILGKSQAMQEVYDLILKAAASDDYVLIYGEAGTGKELVAQTIHDLSPRAKNTFLPVNCGAIHENIIESEFFGYKKGAFTGADKHKPGYMDVADQGTLFLDEVGEIPLSMQVKLLRVMDGNGYLPLGGVTTNSSDVRIVAATNRDLQDLVRQGHIRQDFFYRIHVIPIPLPPLRERKEDLPLLIEHFVSSITGQEQSDPLPARVVETLHHYSWPGNVRELQSVIKRTLTMGRFDPEFLDHSNAWQEQSPGIGHDAGQDLLFQQDMDLKQATEAFEKQFIEQALQSNRWSRMHTAEALGIHRKTLHAKMRKYGVE; from the coding sequence ATGTATATTGAGGATCACGCACGCAGCGGCATGGCCGATCTGGAAATCTATAAGCAGACCATTCAAATCCTGCGCCAGTTCAAAAAATGCCTGTTCAGGGCCCAGAGTGAGGAGGGATTCCTGCAGGAGCTGTGCGAGCTCATTGTTCGCACCGGGGGCTACAGAATGGCCTGGGCGGGGTATAACCTGGAGCCCGATCCCGGGCCTCTGGAACTGGTGGCCTGTCATGGACAGGGCACAGACAAAGATTTTGTGCGGCAATGTCTCCTGCTTGATCCGGTGGGCAATCGACATATGGGCCCCAGCCTGCGGGCTGTGGAAACAGGCGAGCCTTTTCTGGTCCACGATATCCCCCGCATGTCCAGCATGGCCTTTTCCAAGTGGAAGGAACTGGCCATGGAGTATGGCTTTGGGGCTGTCTTGAGCATACCTTTGCGTCTGCAGCAGGAGATGCTCGGCGTTTTGACCGTTTATACGGATGTGAATCAGGGGTTTGATCCTGTGGTTGAGGAAGTGCTTCTGGAGTTGTCCGCGGACATCGCCTACGGGATTCAAAGCCTGAGGACCCAGGCCGATCATGAACATGCCGAGGAAGTCATCCAGCGTACCGAGGCCAAGTACAGGGCGGTCCTGGAGAATACCGGGACTGGGACCATTCTGATTGAAAACAATGAAACCGTGTCCTTTGTCAATGAGACCTTCACCAATTTGACCGGATATTCCAAGCAGGAAATCGTGGGTCGGATGAAGTGGTCGGATTTCGTGGCCGCAAAGGACAAGCAACGGATGCAGAACTACCACGTGTGGAGGCGGACAGTTCCAGGCAAGGCCCCGTCCGTGTACCAGTGCACCGTTGAGGATAAGCAGGGCCGGCATATGAATGTGCTGATGAAGGTGGGCATGGTGGAAAACAGCACCATGAGTGTAGCCTCGTTCATGGATATCAGCCAGGCCACCCAGGCCCAGGACATTTTGTCCCAGAAAGAATCACAGCTCAATGTCCTGCTGGATAATTTTGAAGGCTTTATCTACGTTCGGGATACTTCCTATCGTATCGAGTATATCAACAAGCGGCTGATCAACCGATTGGGCCGGGACCCAAGAGGTGAGCTGTGCTACAAGGCCCTGTATAACAAGGAGAAGCCCTGTCCGGGGTGCAGGCACGAGATCCTGGGCCGGGAAGACTTCATGAAGCGTGAGTTCCACAGCAGCATTGACGACCGCTGGTATCGTGCGGTGCTCTCTCCCATCCTGAATTCCGGGGGAGCAGTGTCCAGAGTCCAGTGTCTGCTCACGGACATTACCGAGCTCAAGGAAGCGGAAAGCGATCTCATTGAGCGGGAGAAAAAGCTGAAAAAAGCCAGTCTCAGCCTGCAGAGCATGGATGGATCCAGGTTTCGGCTGGGGCGGATCCTGGGCAAGAGTCAGGCTATGCAGGAGGTCTACGATCTGATCCTTAAGGCGGCTGCATCGGACGACTATGTCCTCATTTACGGCGAGGCGGGGACGGGCAAAGAGCTTGTGGCCCAGACTATACACGACCTGAGTCCCAGGGCCAAAAATACATTTTTGCCGGTTAACTGCGGGGCGATCCATGAGAACATCATTGAAAGCGAATTCTTTGGATACAAGAAAGGGGCGTTTACCGGCGCGGACAAGCACAAGCCGGGATACATGGATGTGGCCGACCAGGGCACCCTGTTTTTGGACGAGGTGGGCGAGATACCATTGAGCATGCAGGTCAAGCTTCTGCGGGTCATGGACGGCAATGGGTATCTGCCCTTGGGCGGGGTAACCACCAACTCCTCGGATGTGCGCATTGTGGCCGCTACAAACAGGGATCTGCAGGATCTGGTCCGCCAGGGGCATATCCGCCAGGACTTCTTTTACCGGATTCATGTTATCCCTATCCCACTTCCCCCACTGCGGGAACGAAAAGAGGATCTGCCTCTGCTCATCGAGCACTTTGTCTCCTCCATAACCGGACAGGAGCAGAGCGACCCCCTGCCGGCCAGGGTGGTGGAGACCCTGCACCATTACAGCTGGCCGGGCAATGTGCGTGAACTGCAAAGCGTGATCAAAAGGACCTTGACCATGGGCCGTTTTGATCCTGAATTCCTGGATCATTCAAATGCCTGGCAGGAGCAGAGCCCTGGGATTGGTCATGATGCAGGTCAGGATTTGCTCTTTCAGCAGGATATGGACTTGAAGCAGGCCACAGAGGCTTTTGAAAAGCAATTTATTGAGCAGGCATTACAGTCCAATCGCTGGAGCCGGATGCACACAGCCGAGGCCTTGGGCATTCACCGCAAGACCCTGCACGCCAAGATGCGCAAGTATGGGGTGGAGTAG
- a CDS encoding CoA transferase subunit A, whose protein sequence is MEKKKAQRMDLSEAVAMIRDGDLLTFSGFTIWRRPMAAIYEMIRQGKKDLHLVEVQGGTHSDLLIGAGCVKIWESCWIGHELYGKLGGNLARKAEAGEVIIEDYTHMQLLCRMAAGAMGLPYYPTYAGLGTDHLNPEYDHLGKLGYREGSYPKIPKKKYELVKDPFFDSELVHVPACNPDWCIVFTQEVGSEGTLRLQGQRFSDEEAIKAADNVLVLAEHVVSEDYIRRDPDRNLIPHYMVDAIVECPWGAHPTGCYGLYEPDGRFIQDIYKKTRTQEGLEAWVDEWILSVSDFDGYLHKLGVPHLKVLKANPAEKHSTQIKRGKA, encoded by the coding sequence ATGGAGAAAAAGAAAGCACAGCGCATGGACCTGTCCGAGGCTGTCGCCATGATCCGGGACGGGGATTTGCTCACCTTTTCCGGATTTACCATCTGGCGCAGGCCCATGGCCGCAATCTATGAGATGATCAGGCAGGGCAAAAAAGACCTGCATCTGGTGGAAGTTCAGGGGGGGACACACAGCGACCTGCTCATCGGGGCCGGGTGTGTGAAGATATGGGAGTCGTGCTGGATCGGGCATGAGCTCTACGGCAAGCTGGGGGGCAACCTGGCCCGCAAGGCCGAGGCCGGGGAGGTGATCATCGAGGACTACACCCATATGCAGCTCTTGTGCCGTATGGCCGCCGGAGCCATGGGCCTGCCCTACTATCCGACCTATGCCGGCCTGGGTACGGACCACCTCAATCCGGAGTACGACCATCTGGGCAAGCTGGGTTACCGGGAGGGTTCCTATCCCAAGATCCCCAAAAAGAAGTACGAGCTGGTCAAGGATCCTTTCTTTGACAGCGAGCTGGTGCACGTCCCGGCCTGCAACCCGGACTGGTGCATTGTGTTCACCCAGGAGGTGGGCAGCGAGGGGACTCTGCGCCTCCAGGGCCAGCGCTTCAGCGACGAGGAGGCCATCAAGGCCGCGGACAATGTGCTGGTGCTGGCCGAACACGTGGTCTCAGAGGATTACATCCGTCGCGATCCGGATCGGAATCTGATCCCCCACTACATGGTGGACGCCATTGTGGAATGCCCCTGGGGTGCCCATCCCACCGGATGCTACGGCCTGTACGAGCCGGACGGACGATTTATCCAGGATATCTACAAAAAAACCCGGACTCAGGAAGGCCTGGAGGCCTGGGTGGATGAATGGATCCTTTCGGTCTCTGATTTCGACGGTTATCTGCATAAGCTGGGAGTGCCGCATCTGAAAGTGCTCAAAGCCAATCCGGCGGAAAAGCATTCCACACAGATCAAAAGGGGGAAAGCCTGA
- a CDS encoding lactate utilization protein produces MAGNATDTSLDEFWRIKLTEVQKSLQARNFGAHIAENADQTRELVLSEILPSIEFTSMSWGDSMTLAATRLIQEIPARHDVQLIQTFEADVPRPEIIERRRQALLVDLFLTGTNALTEDGRLINLDMVGNRVSGITFGPRHVIICVGRNKIVPGLHAGMARIKHLSAPANALRHGFKTPCATTGKCHECSSPQRVCNTWTITECSFPAQRIQVVLINQDLGL; encoded by the coding sequence ATGGCAGGCAACGCAACAGACACATCCCTTGACGAGTTTTGGCGCATCAAGCTGACCGAGGTGCAGAAGTCTCTGCAAGCCAGGAACTTCGGGGCGCATATCGCGGAAAACGCGGATCAGACCAGAGAGCTGGTACTCAGTGAGATCCTGCCCAGCATCGAGTTCACCAGCATGTCCTGGGGGGACTCGATGACCCTGGCCGCCACCCGCTTGATCCAGGAGATACCCGCTCGGCATGATGTCCAGCTGATTCAGACCTTTGAGGCCGATGTTCCCCGCCCGGAGATCATTGAGCGCCGACGGCAGGCCTTGCTGGTCGATCTCTTCCTGACCGGGACCAATGCCCTGACTGAAGACGGTCGGCTGATCAATCTGGATATGGTCGGCAATCGGGTCTCCGGGATCACTTTTGGCCCCAGACATGTGATCATCTGCGTAGGGCGGAACAAGATCGTTCCCGGGCTGCATGCCGGCATGGCCCGGATCAAGCATCTGTCGGCACCGGCCAATGCCCTTCGCCACGGGTTCAAGACCCCCTGCGCAACGACCGGAAAGTGCCATGAATGCTCCAGTCCCCAACGGGTATGCAACACCTGGACCATAACCGAATGCTCCTTCCCCGCCCAGCGGATCCAGGTGGTACTCATCAATCAGGATTTGGGACTGTAA
- a CDS encoding acyl-CoA dehydrogenase, whose translation MQLSKEQLMIQKMAREFARKDLMPMAAERDQKHEYPADSLKKMGELGLLGMLVPEEYGGEDMDTVSYALAMSEVAYACASTAVIMSVHDSICCGSLLRFGTEEQKQKYLVPMAQGEFVCSFALSEPEAGSDPAGMETTAVRDGDHYILNGTKRWITGGATSELFIVLAKTDPEAGHKGISAFLVTKDMEGFSTGRLEDKMGQCASDTTDLLFNNCRVPADHLLGKEGQGFVVAMSGLDDGRIGIAALSLGVGQAALDQAVEYSKQRVQFGKPIAKNQGLRWMIADMATDVEAARLLVLNAAAKKDNGQKCSKEASMAKLHASEMANRVTGQAIQIHGGYGYTKEFPVERLYRDARVLTIYEGTSQVQKVVIANDVIGDKKKGKK comes from the coding sequence ATGCAGCTGAGCAAAGAACAACTCATGATCCAGAAAATGGCCCGGGAGTTTGCCCGCAAGGACCTCATGCCCATGGCGGCGGAGCGGGACCAAAAACACGAATATCCGGCGGATAGCCTGAAAAAGATGGGCGAGCTCGGCCTTCTGGGTATGCTGGTTCCGGAAGAGTACGGGGGCGAGGACATGGATACAGTGTCCTATGCCCTGGCCATGAGCGAGGTGGCCTATGCCTGTGCCTCCACGGCCGTGATCATGTCTGTGCACGACTCTATATGCTGCGGGAGCCTGCTCCGGTTCGGCACAGAAGAACAAAAGCAGAAATATCTGGTGCCCATGGCCCAGGGAGAGTTTGTCTGCTCCTTTGCCCTGTCCGAGCCCGAGGCTGGCTCGGACCCGGCCGGAATGGAGACCACGGCTGTCCGGGACGGCGACCATTATATCTTAAACGGGACCAAGCGATGGATCACCGGCGGGGCCACCTCAGAGCTGTTCATCGTTCTGGCCAAGACCGATCCTGAAGCCGGTCACAAAGGGATCTCCGCCTTTCTGGTCACCAAGGACATGGAAGGCTTTTCCACCGGCCGTTTGGAGGACAAGATGGGCCAGTGCGCATCAGACACCACGGACCTATTGTTCAACAACTGCCGGGTTCCGGCTGATCACCTCCTGGGCAAGGAAGGCCAGGGCTTTGTAGTGGCCATGTCCGGCCTGGACGACGGGCGGATCGGCATCGCCGCCTTGTCCCTGGGTGTGGGCCAGGCCGCCCTGGATCAGGCAGTGGAGTACTCCAAGCAGCGGGTGCAGTTCGGCAAGCCCATCGCCAAGAACCAGGGCCTGCGCTGGATGATCGCAGATATGGCCACAGACGTAGAAGCCGCCCGACTGTTGGTGTTAAACGCCGCGGCCAAGAAGGACAACGGTCAGAAATGCAGCAAGGAAGCCTCCATGGCCAAGCTGCATGCCTCGGAGATGGCCAACCGGGTCACCGGACAGGCCATCCAGATCCACGGCGGATACGGATACACCAAGGAGTTCCCGGTGGAACGCCTGTACCGGGACGCCAGGGTGCTGACCATCTATGAGGGGACCTCCCAGGTCCAGAAGGTGGTTATTGCCAATGACGTGATCGGGGACAAGAAGAAAGGTAAGAAGTAA
- a CDS encoding RNA methyltransferase, producing the protein MLFPNLTVILCRPKLSENIGSVARVCANMGCPNLSLAAPGSYSPQAGRSLATAQGKGILEHMQIHPDVHSALAPMHRVYATTARTGGWRKRVLLPGQAADRITNELESGLRVALLFGPEDMGLANAEIEQCSELVSIPTDPGAWSLNLSHAVLILLYECLQRRPAGLKRRLPLDREEATTQAELRLLFDTMQDTLQSIDFLHEQNADYFMMPLRRFLGRLHLKRYEYNLLMGICRQVQWLANRRP; encoded by the coding sequence ATGCTGTTTCCCAACCTGACCGTCATCCTCTGCCGGCCCAAGCTCTCAGAAAATATAGGTTCCGTGGCCCGGGTCTGCGCCAACATGGGCTGCCCCAACCTGAGCCTGGCTGCTCCAGGATCCTACAGCCCCCAGGCCGGGCGCAGCCTGGCCACTGCCCAGGGAAAGGGCATCCTGGAACACATGCAGATCCATCCCGACGTGCACTCCGCCCTGGCCCCGATGCACCGGGTCTACGCAACCACGGCTAGGACCGGAGGATGGAGAAAGCGCGTCCTTCTTCCGGGACAGGCCGCGGATCGAATCACCAACGAGCTGGAAAGCGGCCTGCGGGTAGCCCTGCTCTTCGGACCGGAGGACATGGGCCTGGCCAATGCGGAGATCGAACAATGCAGCGAGCTGGTATCCATCCCCACCGACCCCGGGGCGTGGTCCCTCAACCTCTCCCATGCAGTCCTCATCCTGCTCTATGAGTGCCTGCAGCGCAGGCCGGCCGGACTCAAGCGCCGTTTGCCCCTGGATAGGGAAGAAGCGACCACCCAGGCCGAGCTGCGCCTGCTCTTTGACACCATGCAGGATACCCTGCAAAGTATCGATTTTCTGCACGAGCAGAATGCGGACTACTTTATGATGCCCCTGCGCCGCTTTTTGGGACGACTGCACCTCAAGCGCTACGAATACAACCTGCTCATGGGCATCTGCCGCCAGGTGCAGTGGTTGGCAAACCGCAGGCCGTAG
- a CDS encoding damage-control phosphatase ARMT1 family protein → MQTFTECIPCFERQIEKLAAMIAGEDHQLQQQIQTQCRDIIHATDTNHPPPELAARIYAQAAEISGQNDFFAQHKHTANTQVLNLLPVLKKQIQTSPDPLLTALRFSLIANYIDVGVDGEFDWEAALNQEKAQERMQGYTTLRQLLESVRTRIMILGDNAGEIGMDTLLVKELQKLGAEVSYVVRGAPILNDATLEDARFVGMDRLCRVISSGVDSPGTILSRCDPEFLEELYATQIVISKGQGNFEALHGRLPGVFFALKVKCPVVAGLTGFPVRTSVFDQLRTY, encoded by the coding sequence ATGCAGACCTTTACCGAATGCATCCCCTGTTTTGAACGCCAAATCGAAAAACTGGCCGCCATGATAGCCGGCGAGGATCACCAGCTGCAGCAGCAGATTCAGACCCAATGCCGGGACATCATCCATGCCACCGATACCAATCACCCGCCCCCGGAGCTGGCCGCCCGGATTTATGCCCAAGCAGCTGAAATCAGCGGCCAAAACGACTTTTTTGCCCAGCATAAACACACGGCCAACACCCAAGTCCTGAACCTCCTGCCGGTGTTGAAGAAACAGATCCAGACCAGTCCGGATCCTCTTCTGACCGCCCTGCGTTTCTCGTTGATCGCCAATTATATAGATGTGGGAGTCGATGGGGAGTTCGACTGGGAAGCGGCTCTGAACCAAGAAAAGGCCCAGGAAAGAATGCAAGGCTACACCACATTGCGCCAGCTTCTGGAATCCGTACGGACCAGGATCATGATTCTGGGCGACAACGCCGGGGAGATCGGCATGGATACTCTCCTGGTCAAAGAGCTGCAGAAGCTGGGGGCAGAGGTGAGTTATGTGGTCCGGGGGGCGCCCATCCTCAACGATGCAACCCTGGAGGACGCCCGATTTGTGGGCATGGACCGCCTGTGCCGGGTGATCTCTTCAGGCGTGGACAGCCCGGGTACAATCCTTTCCAGGTGTGATCCAGAGTTCCTGGAAGAGCTGTATGCCACCCAGATCGTCATCAGCAAGGGCCAGGGCAATTTCGAAGCCCTGCACGGCCGTCTGCCGGGCGTTTTTTTCGCCCTCAAGGTCAAATGTCCGGTAGTTGCCGGATTGACCGGTTTTCCAGTCCGGACGTCAGTTTTTGATCAGCTCAGGACTTACTAA
- a CDS encoding pyridoxamine 5'-phosphate oxidase family protein: MGRDDRYIEESEEIKAVIRRCGVCRLGLARENEPYIVPVCFGFDGHALYIHTGTTGRKIEFFEANPQVCFEFEDNARVIADSDKPCAWSMIYTSVVGSGRIRELHTEDEKVGGLNQIMNHYSGKSWVMPREKLDSVRVWAVDIESMRGKSSAHS, from the coding sequence ATGGGCCGTGATGATCGGTACATAGAAGAGTCTGAGGAAATAAAGGCCGTCATCCGGCGGTGCGGTGTATGCCGTTTGGGATTGGCCAGGGAGAACGAGCCCTATATCGTTCCGGTCTGTTTCGGATTCGACGGTCATGCACTGTACATCCATACCGGAACAACAGGCCGGAAGATTGAGTTCTTTGAAGCCAACCCGCAGGTTTGCTTTGAGTTCGAGGACAATGCCCGGGTGATCGCGGATTCGGACAAGCCCTGCGCCTGGAGTATGATCTACACCAGTGTGGTGGGCAGCGGCCGAATTAGGGAGCTGCATACTGAGGATGAGAAGGTGGGCGGCTTGAATCAAATCATGAACCATTACTCCGGTAAGTCCTGGGTCATGCCCAGGGAGAAGCTGGACTCAGTCCGGGTCTGGGCCGTGGATATCGAGTCCATGCGGGGGAAGTCGTCCGCGCACAGCTGA